The following are from one region of the Streptococcus sp. 1643 genome:
- the manA gene encoding mannose-6-phosphate isomerase, class I, with product MSEPLFLQSVMQEKIWGGTKLRDEFGYDIPSEKIGEYWAISAHPNGVSKVANGRFEGTDLATLYAEHRELFGNRPEPVFPLLTKILDANDWLSVQVHPDDAYGLEHEGELGKTECWYIIAAEEGSEIIYGHNAKSKEELRQQIEDKNWDALLTKVPVKAGDFFYVPSGTMHAIGAGILILETQQSSDTTYRVYDFDRKDDKGNLRELHLEKSIDVLNIGEPANSRPVTIKADDLRSTLLVSNDFFAVYKWEITGKVDFEKTVDYSLFSVLAGQGQLTVDGKNYPIQKGNHYILPSDVEAWILEGQGLELIVSHP from the coding sequence ATGTCAGAACCATTATTTTTACAATCAGTTATGCAAGAAAAAATCTGGGGTGGTACCAAGCTACGTGATGAGTTTGGTTACGACATTCCAAGTGAAAAAATCGGGGAATACTGGGCTATCTCTGCTCACCCAAATGGAGTTTCTAAGGTCGCTAATGGGCGTTTTGAGGGAACAGACCTCGCTACTTTGTATGCGGAACACCGTGAATTGTTTGGTAACCGTCCAGAACCTGTGTTTCCACTATTGACAAAAATCCTCGATGCCAACGACTGGCTCAGTGTCCAAGTGCACCCAGACGATGCTTATGGACTAGAACACGAAGGCGAGCTTGGAAAAACCGAGTGCTGGTACATTATCGCTGCGGAGGAAGGTTCAGAGATTATCTATGGCCATAATGCCAAATCAAAAGAAGAACTCCGTCAGCAAATTGAGGACAAGAACTGGGATGCCTTGCTAACAAAAGTGCCAGTTAAGGCTGGAGATTTCTTCTATGTACCAAGTGGAACTATGCACGCTATCGGCGCAGGTATCTTGATTCTTGAAACCCAGCAGTCTAGCGATACCACCTACCGTGTCTATGACTTTGACCGCAAGGACGACAAGGGCAACTTGCGTGAACTTCACCTTGAAAAATCCATCGATGTTCTAAATATTGGTGAGCCTGCTAATAGCCGTCCTGTAACTATCAAAGCAGATGATCTACGTTCCACTCTCCTTGTATCCAATGATTTCTTCGCAGTTTACAAGTGGGAAATCACTGGCAAAGTTGACTTCGAAAAGACAGTTGACTACAGCTTATTTAGTGTCTTGGCTGGTCAGGGTCAACTCACTGTTGACGGAAAAAATTATCCAATCCAAAAAGGCAACCACTATATTCTACCAAGTGATGTTGAAGCTTGGATCTTGGAAGGGCAAGGTTTGGAATTGATTGTTAGCCATCCATAA
- a CDS encoding putative bacteriocin export ABC transporter, which produces MIELRDIQKTFDGHVVLRDYSYQFCEGKSYALIGESGAGKTTLLNIIGKLETAQNGTVEINGIDLRKIKEKTYFKDFVSYLFQNYGLIENRSIKDNLELAFIGKKLSRKDKEEQMCEALKKVHLQLDLNRKIYSLSGGEAQRVAIAKVMLKDSPIVLADEPTASLDEKNSREIIDLILGLQNEKRIIIIATHDKSVYERLDEVIVVRKEQK; this is translated from the coding sequence ATGATTGAGTTAAGAGATATTCAAAAGACATTTGATGGACATGTTGTTCTTCGTGATTATTCTTATCAGTTTTGTGAAGGGAAATCTTATGCCTTGATAGGAGAATCAGGTGCTGGTAAGACAACTTTGTTAAATATCATTGGAAAGCTAGAAACAGCTCAAAATGGTACAGTAGAAATAAATGGCATTGACCTTAGAAAGATAAAGGAAAAAACTTATTTTAAAGATTTTGTTAGCTATCTTTTTCAAAATTATGGATTAATTGAAAACAGGAGTATTAAAGATAATTTGGAGTTGGCTTTTATTGGCAAGAAACTTTCCAGAAAAGATAAAGAGGAACAAATGTGTGAAGCATTAAAAAAGGTTCATCTCCAGCTTGATTTGAATCGGAAAATTTATTCTCTATCTGGTGGGGAAGCCCAACGTGTTGCCATAGCTAAAGTCATGCTAAAGGATTCTCCAATTGTACTTGCGGATGAACCTACGGCTTCGTTGGATGAAAAAAATAGCCGAGAGATTATTGATTTGATTCTTGGGTTACAAAATGAAAAACGTATTATTATCATTGCAACTCATGATAAAAGCGTTTATGAGCGTTTAGATGAAGTGATAGTGGTAAGAAAGGAGCAGAAATGA
- a CDS encoding DUF1430 domain-containing protein, which translates to MYGLLKKILACSSFILITLVGLLFVYHYKSELLGGYSQKVDVVSSTSSIATDLQKIAEDTGTVLARRIVDVKENERGEVENTYIPIGGELPKDLPLQENQGLIQNASYNTLYIIVKGNLSAQDLAGRLIEKGHQANAVEANSGLTLLKFLLVYPQAIMIAFVFLISFLTLLVADYIVNIRSVSIKRISGLGKYQIALRGIWKESLFLVGSASIVFVLAILILILQRNATLLAIELIGFPLLAWLVILLFLNFFASNLFYHILQRQPMNLSLKGKAPLHLIFVLVIVTQIFSLLTVMYSIYGVVDMTRKVRTLEEGKQAWTQYPSYFATHGLDTGEEKVDKERVQAFYGDLVSKTEPLYIGTTLDYIAMSSNSQKNSDYPTSENISNQLKVNRKFIKQSGLQLNTEGQAFFEQMGDFDRLILIPKSKENKIEDLKKVWSRFVQKGFAPDNAPIRKNHPDERVEVATYEGGENLFIYPIFTSVHYLVNRDSFVHDPIIIVYGSAYERQEVAGFDISNYVFDHPEQVREIIKQYKMTAHIGSFTNGLYSFESKIQQVTVERLLLLIASCISLATSILLMILLNTLYFYQGRKTYFIERLAGKSLIVIHHFYLLTLMCGYFLLAGLATFLHLPILVTLFPIFMAVGFLALFFFQLRQHQTSSILYLKGG; encoded by the coding sequence ATGTATGGTTTATTAAAAAAAATATTAGCATGTTCTTCCTTTATCTTGATAACCCTTGTCGGTCTTCTCTTTGTTTACCACTATAAGAGTGAATTGTTGGGAGGTTATAGTCAGAAAGTTGATGTTGTGAGTTCGACTAGTTCCATTGCTACAGATTTACAGAAAATTGCAGAAGATACTGGAACTGTTCTGGCGAGGAGAATAGTAGATGTTAAAGAAAATGAGAGAGGTGAGGTGGAAAACACTTACATTCCTATTGGAGGAGAACTACCAAAAGATTTACCCTTACAAGAAAACCAAGGACTTATTCAAAATGCTTCATATAATACTCTTTATATTATTGTCAAAGGAAATCTAAGCGCTCAAGATTTGGCAGGCAGATTGATTGAAAAGGGACATCAAGCGAATGCTGTGGAAGCAAATTCTGGACTCACCCTCTTAAAATTTCTCTTAGTCTATCCACAAGCTATCATGATAGCCTTTGTTTTTCTAATTTCTTTTCTTACACTCCTGGTTGCGGACTATATTGTTAATATTCGATCGGTCAGTATCAAGAGAATATCAGGATTAGGTAAGTATCAGATTGCCCTTAGGGGAATTTGGAAAGAGAGTCTTTTTTTAGTAGGGAGTGCTAGCATTGTATTTGTACTAGCTATTCTTATACTTATTTTACAAAGAAATGCTACATTACTTGCTATAGAATTGATTGGATTTCCCTTACTAGCTTGGTTAGTCATTCTACTTTTTCTAAACTTTTTTGCCTCCAATCTGTTTTATCATATCTTACAGAGACAACCGATGAACCTATCCCTTAAGGGGAAAGCTCCCTTGCATTTGATTTTTGTTTTGGTTATTGTAACACAGATTTTTTCACTCCTAACGGTTATGTACAGCATTTATGGGGTGGTGGATATGACTAGAAAAGTGAGAACTTTGGAAGAAGGGAAGCAAGCGTGGACACAATATCCTAGCTATTTTGCGACTCATGGTCTTGATACAGGAGAGGAGAAAGTTGATAAAGAAAGAGTACAGGCATTTTACGGTGACTTAGTCTCAAAAACTGAGCCACTATACATTGGAACTACTTTAGATTATATTGCTATGTCTAGTAATTCTCAGAAAAACTCTGATTATCCAACTTCTGAAAATATTTCAAATCAACTAAAAGTTAATCGAAAGTTCATTAAGCAAAGTGGTCTTCAACTAAACACAGAAGGACAAGCTTTCTTTGAACAAATGGGAGACTTTGATCGTTTGATTTTAATTCCAAAGAGTAAGGAAAATAAGATTGAGGATTTGAAAAAGGTTTGGTCTCGGTTTGTTCAAAAGGGATTTGCACCCGATAATGCACCAATTAGGAAAAATCATCCGGATGAAAGAGTGGAAGTTGCGACTTATGAGGGAGGAGAAAACCTCTTTATCTATCCGATTTTTACTTCTGTACATTACTTAGTTAATCGAGATAGTTTTGTTCACGATCCGATTATTATCGTGTATGGATCTGCTTATGAAAGACAAGAAGTTGCAGGGTTTGATATATCAAACTATGTTTTTGACCATCCTGAGCAAGTCAGGGAAATTATAAAACAGTATAAAATGACAGCACATATCGGAAGCTTTACTAATGGTCTTTATTCTTTTGAGTCAAAAATCCAACAGGTGACAGTGGAAAGATTGTTACTCTTGATTGCGTCGTGCATTAGTCTAGCTACTTCCATCTTGTTGATGATTTTGTTAAATACACTTTATTTTTATCAAGGGCGTAAGACTTATTTTATTGAACGTTTAGCAGGAAAATCTCTTATTGTGATTCATCATTTTTACTTGCTTACCTTGATGTGTGGTTACTTTTTATTAGCAGGTTTGGCTACTTTCTTACATCTCCCAATCTTGGTTACGTTATTTCCTATTTTTATGGCTGTTGGTTTTCTTGCACTCTTTTTCTTTCAATTAAGACAACACCAAACAAGTAGTATCTTGTATCTGAAAGGAGGGTAA
- a CDS encoding SemiSWEET family transporter: MSEKQMKILGWVATFMSVMMYVSYFPQIMNNLAGQKGNFIQPLVAAINCSLWVYYGLFKKERDIPLAAANAPGIVFGLVTAITALI; this comes from the coding sequence ATGTCTGAAAAACAAATGAAAATTTTGGGTTGGGTAGCGACCTTTATGTCCGTTATGATGTATGTCTCTTACTTCCCACAAATCATGAACAACCTGGCTGGTCAAAAAGGAAACTTCATCCAACCCTTGGTCGCAGCCATCAACTGTAGTCTTTGGGTTTACTACGGTCTTTTCAAAAAGGAAAGAGATATTCCACTTGCAGCTGCCAATGCACCGGGTATCGTTTTTGGTCTAGTAACGGCTATTACGGCATTGATTTAA